The proteins below are encoded in one region of Xenopus laevis strain J_2021 chromosome 8L, Xenopus_laevis_v10.1, whole genome shotgun sequence:
- the LOC121397280 gene encoding serine/threonine-protein kinase N2-like — MGAKVCGISCRDRHTETFDISQSFEFLGPSVSMRKYLLDMKQELLITIQKEMRIAAGAEKLFRFTKDRKTRARIKELRNSSEKKVKDLYTSLHKLNEEIAQWREEENVPEAVHETTENAGDICVAFPREVTEPEVQVVLQPASDSSQVSTLH; from the exons ATGGGCGCCAAAGTGTGTGGCATCTCATGTCGGGACCGGCATACCGAG ACTTTTGACATCAGTCAGTCTTTTGAATTTTTGGGGCCCTCAGTAAGTATGCGTAAGTATCTTTTAGATATGAAGCAGGAGCTGCTAATTACTATCCAGAAGGAAATGCGGATAGCAGCAGGGGCGGAAAAGCTGTTCCGTTTCACCAAGGACAGGAAGACGAGAGCCCGGATAAAGGAGCTGAGGAACAGCAGCGAGAAAAAGGTGAAAGACCTTTACACCTCTCTCCACAAGCTGAATGAGGAGATAGCGCAGTGGAGGGAAGAAGAGAATGTTCCAG AGGCAGTTCACGAGACAACTGAGAATGCTGGAGATATCTGTGTAGCATTCCCAAGAGAGGTCACTGAGCCTGAGGTTCAGGTTGTTTTACAACCCGCCAGTGACTCCTCCCAAGTGAGTACATTACACTGA